From a single Nothobranchius furzeri strain GRZ-AD chromosome 7, NfurGRZ-RIMD1, whole genome shotgun sequence genomic region:
- the ndufb4 gene encoding NADH dehydrogenase [ubiquinone] 1 beta subcomplex subunit 4 produces MADYREAPLATRPKTLDPNEYFNLSPEQRRLEESRMALRANLKRQYQIELNNPHRKELIEDPALTRWVYARANPYPNFRVTKKTSLLGAICGVVPLFVMYYVFKTDRDNKEAKIKAGTLKRKFSLLS; encoded by the exons ATGGCGGACTACCGAGAGGCGCCCTTGGCCACTCGGCCAAAAACACTGGATCCAAATGAATATTTCAACCTTTCTCCAGAGCAGAGACGTTTAGAAGAGTCTAGGATGGCTCTGCGTGCCAACCTGAAGAGGCAGTATCAGATAGAGCTGAATAACCCGCACAGAAAAGAGCTGATC GAAGACCCTGCCCTGACACGGTGGGTGTATGCACGAGCCAACCCTTACCCTAATTTCAGAGTCACGAAGAAGACTTCTCTGCTTGGTGCCATATGTGGAGTGGTGCCTCTCTTTGTTATGTACTACGTCTTCAAAACAGATCGG GATAATAAGGAGGCGAAGATCAAGGCTGGAACGCTCAAGCGCAAGTTCAGTTTGTTGTCATGA
- the hgd gene encoding homogentisate 1,2-dioxygenase — protein sequence MAGIEYMRGFGNEFSSEDPRCPGSLPEGQNSPQVCPYGLYAEQLSGSAFTCPRPANKRSWLYRILPSVKHKPFTLVPCGDLTENWDEVEPDPNQMRWLPFTVPKSTDKKVDFVAGLHTICGAGNSKSRNGIAVHMYTCNTSMADRCFNNSDGDFLIVPQQGEILVTTEFGKMMVEPNEICVIQQGMRFSVDVFGETRGYILEVYGAHFELPDLGPIGANGLANPRDFLYPVAWYEDRKVPTGYTVINKYQGKLFACQQDFSPFNVVAWHGNYAPYKYNLKNFMVINCVAFDHADPSIFTVLTAKSTKPGVAVADFVIFPPRWGVADHTFRPPYYHRNCMSEFMGLIEGHYEAKEEGFLPGGASLHSIMTPHGPDADCFEKNCTAELQPERVAEETMAFMFESSFSMAVTKWGLQTCQKLDKTYHQCWEPLRSHFNPNWKPSKK from the exons ATGGCAGGAATCGAG TACATGCGCGGTTTTGGGAACGAGTTCTCCTCTGAAGACCCGCGGTGTCCGGGATCCTTACCTGAGGGACAG AACAGTCCTCAGGTGTGTCCATATGGCCTCTACGCTGAGCAGCTCTCTGGCTCGGCCTTCACCTGCCCACGTCCAGCCAATAAGAGAAG CTGGTTGTACCGAATCCTTCCGTCTGTTAAGCACAAACCCTTTACCCTTGTGCCATGTGGGGATCTGACGGAGAACTGGGATGAAGTGGAGCCTGACCCGAACCAG ATGCGATGGCTGCCTTTCACCGTCCCCAAATCTACAGACAAGAAAGTGGACTTTGTGGCT GGTCTTCATACCATTTGTGGTGCAGGAAACAGCAAATCCCGTAATGGCATTGCTGTCCACATGTACACCTGCAACACCTCCATGGCTGACAG GTGCTTCAACAACTCAGATGGAGACTTTCTGATCG TCCCACAGCAGGGCGAGATCTTGGTCACCACTGAGTTTGGGAAGATGATGGTCGAACCGAACGAAATctgtgtcatccag cAAGGGATGCGCTTCAGTGTGGATGTGTTTGGAGAAACCAGAGGCTACATCTTAGAAGTGTATGGAGCCCATTTTGAGCTCCCTGACCTGGGGCCTATAG gagcCAATGGTCTGGCCAACCCAAGAGACTTCCTGTATCCAGTTGCGTGGTACGAGGATCGCAAAGTGCCCACTGGTTACACGGTCATCAACAAATACCAGGGAAAGCTGTTTGCTTGCCAACAG GATTTCTCTCCATTCAATGTGGTCGCCTGGCACGGCAACTACGCGCCCTACAAATACAACCTGAAGAACTTCATGGTCATCAACTGCGTGGCCTTTGATCACGCG gatccatccatctttactgtGCTGACCGCCAAATCCACAAAACCAGGTGTGGCCGTTGCTGACTTTGTCATCTTCCCACCTCGATGGGGCGTAGCCGACCACACCTTCCGTCCACCCTACTATCACC GCAACTGCATGAGTGAATTCATGGGTCTGATTGAAGGTCACTACGAAGCCAAAGAGGAGGGATTCCTTCCAGGAGGGGCCAGCCTGCACAGCATAATGACCCCCCATGGTCCTGACGCAGACTGCTTTGAGAAGAACTGCACAGCCGAGCTCCAACCTGAGCGGGTGGCTGAGGAAACCATG GCCTTCATGTTTGAGTCGTCCTTCAGTATGGCCGTGACTAAATGGGGTCTGCAAACATGTCAGAAACTGGACAAGACCTACCACCAGTGCTGGGAACCGCTGCGCAGCCACTTCAATCCCAACTGGAAGCCCAGCAAGAAGTAA